Proteins encoded together in one Quercus lobata isolate SW786 chromosome 3, ValleyOak3.0 Primary Assembly, whole genome shotgun sequence window:
- the LOC115982757 gene encoding kinesin-like protein KIN-14S isoform X2, with protein MEDRTVEILSENCERFDPNRDLKPSSPSASEQIEENTDLIDDNSLSSGIQETTPDQGHTLPILQKIIDLSTKVQNLKKEHTVLSDQVKQTTDSFPGPEVVNTLQLLNTEHELLKKKYLQESSERKRLYNEVIELKGNIRVFCRCRPLNQNEITSGSTSIVDFDSSQDNELQVICSDSSKKQFKFDHVFRPEDNQEAVFAQTKPIVTSVLDGYNVCIFAYGQTGTGKTFTMEGTPENRGVNYRTLEELFRISDERGGIMRYELFVSMLEVYNEKIRDLLIDNSNQPAKKLEIKQAAEGTQEVPGLVEAHVFSTEDVWELMKSGSRARSVGSTNANELSSRSHCLLRVTVKGENLINGQKIRSHLWLVDLAGSERVGRIEVEGERLKESQFINKSLSALGDVIYALASKTAHIPYRNSKLTHMLQSSLGGDCKTLMFVQISPNSADLGETLCSLNFASRVRGIESGPARKQADLSELSKYKQMAEKLKHDEKETKKLQDNLQSLQLKLSAREHICRNLQEKVRDLENQLAEERKTRLKQETRAFAAATAQPSGFSSLKQAALKTITEKKPPLAPSKVRLPLRRISNFLPPPSPVRPRKAGTANPLIPASAGGKENIPKTTMAATNTKNLMKPRRFSVAVRPLPSTTTTQAIQPRRRVSIATIRPESNTYMTTPLHSSASRFKNGTAMGRQSLVRDPRKARYSRLFSPMPELRTAGETTPTAAMRSSSKFMGSPPTQAGSWKSKHPTVVALQRKPLVWSPLKLRGMKNNRRPSLLPSL; from the exons ATGGAAG aTCGGACGGTGGAAATTCTCTCAGAAAACTGTGAACGCTTCGATCCTAATCGCGATTTGAAGCCTTCGTCTCCCTCTGCTTCAG AACAAATCGAGGAAAATACGGATTTAATAGATGATAATAGTTTGTCAAGTGGAATCCAAGAAACTACTCCAGACCAGGGCCACACCCTACCGATATTGCAGAAAATCATTGATTTGAGCACCAAAGTTCAG aatctgaagaaagagCACACTGTCCTATCTGATCAAGTGAAGCAAACTACAGATTCTTTCCCTGGCCCCGAAGTTGTGAACACTCTTCAGCTTCTCA ATACTGAACATGAGCTTCTAAAGAAGAAGTACCTTCAAGAGTCATCTGAACGTAAGAGGCTTTACAATGAAGTGATTGAGCTTAAAGGCAATATCAGGGTCTTCTGCAGATGTAGACCTTTAAACCAAAATGAGATTACAAGTGGGTCTACTTCTATAGTTGATTTTGACTCATCTCAAGATAATGAGCTGCAGGTCATTTGCTCTGACTCTTCCAAAAAGCAATTTAAGTTTGACCACGTGTTTAGGCCTGAGGACAACCAAG AGGCTGTTTTCGCTCAAACTAAGCCTATTGTGACTTCGGTGTTGGATGGGTATAATGTCTGCATATTTGCCTACGGACAAACTGGAACAGGGAAGACATTTACAATGGAGGGAACACCTGAAAATAGGGGAGTCAATTATAGAACTCTGGAGGAGTTGTTTCGAATTTCTGATGAGAGAGGTGGCATTATGAGATATGAATTGTTTGTTAGCATGTTGGAGGTTTACAATGAGAAGATTCGGGACCTACTGATTGATAACTCCAACCAACCTGCAAAGAA GTTGGAGATAAAACAGGCAGCAGAGGGAACACAAGAAGTCCCAGGACTTGTTGAAGCTCATGTTTTTAGTACTGAGGATGTTTGGGAACTGATGAAGTCTGGAAGTCGAGCTAGATCTGTGGGATCCACCAATGCTAATGAGCTCAGCAGCCGTTCTCACTG CTTGTTGCGAGTGACTGTTAAGGGGgaaaatttaataaatggaCAGAAGATAAGGAGTCACCTATGGCTGGTGGACTTGGCTGGTAGTGAGCGTGTGGGTAGGATTGAAGTTGAAGGTGAAAGATTGAAGGAATCTCAGTTCATTAATAAATCTCTCTCAGCGCTTGGTGATGTCATTTATGCCCTTGCATCCAAAACAGCCCACATTCCTTAcag GAACTCCAAGCTCACGCATATGCTGCAGAGCTCTCTAG GAGGAGATTGCAAAACCCTGATGTTTGTCCAAATCAGCCCAAATTCAGCAGATCTAGGTGAAACACTTTGTTCACTAAATTTTGCCAGTCGAGTCCGTGGAATTGAGAGTGGCCCTGCTCGCAAACAGGCAGATCTTAGCGAGCTTTCCAAGTATAAGCAAATG GCAGAAAAGCTCAAGCATGACgagaaggaaacaaaaaaactaCAGGATAATTTGCAGTCTTTGCAGTTAAAGCTTTCTGCCAGAGAACATATCTGCCGAAATCTTCAGGAGAAG GTTCGAGACCTTGAGAACCAACTAGCAGAGGAAAGGAAAACCAGATTAAAACAGGAAACTAGAGCTTTTGCTGCTGCTACTGCTCAGCCCTCAGGATTTTCATCTCTAAAACAAGCAGCACTGAAGACCATAACAGAGAAGAAGCCGCCACTGGCTCCTTCAAAAGTGAGGTTGCCACTGCGGAGAATTTCCAATTTCCTTCCCCCACCATCTCCTGTTCGACCCCGAAAAGCAGGAACAGCCAATCCTCTCATCCCTGCTTCAGCAGGTGGCAAAGAAAATATTCCCAAAACAACGATGGCagcaacaaacacaaaaaaccttATGAAACCAAGACGGTTTTCTGTTGCTGTCAGACCACTtccttcaacaacaacaacacaggCAATTCAGCCTAGGAGAAGGGTCTCCATTGCTACCATCCGTCCTGAATCCAACACTTATATGACAACTCCACTCCACAGCTCTGCCTCTCGATTCAAAAATGGCACTGCAATGGGCCGGCAGTCACTTGTGAGAGACCCACGGAAGGCACGGTACTCACGGTTGTTCTCTCCAATGCCAGAGTTGAGGACAGCAGGAGAGACAACGCCAACTGCTGCCATGAGGAGCAGTAGTAAGTTCATGGGGAGTCCTCCAACACAGGCTGGTTCATGGAAGTCAAAGCATCCAACAGTTGTTGCACTACAACGGAAACCATTAGTGTGGAGTCCACTCAAGTTGAGAGGCATGAAAAATAACAGGAGGCCATCATTGTTGCCCTCTCTCTAA
- the LOC115982757 gene encoding kinesin-like protein KIN-14S isoform X1, with protein sequence MEDRTVEILSENCERFDPNRDLKPSSPSASVQTLEDSTIHSEQIEENTDLIDDNSLSSGIQETTPDQGHTLPILQKIIDLSTKVQNLKKEHTVLSDQVKQTTDSFPGPEVVNTLQLLNTEHELLKKKYLQESSERKRLYNEVIELKGNIRVFCRCRPLNQNEITSGSTSIVDFDSSQDNELQVICSDSSKKQFKFDHVFRPEDNQEAVFAQTKPIVTSVLDGYNVCIFAYGQTGTGKTFTMEGTPENRGVNYRTLEELFRISDERGGIMRYELFVSMLEVYNEKIRDLLIDNSNQPAKKLEIKQAAEGTQEVPGLVEAHVFSTEDVWELMKSGSRARSVGSTNANELSSRSHCLLRVTVKGENLINGQKIRSHLWLVDLAGSERVGRIEVEGERLKESQFINKSLSALGDVIYALASKTAHIPYRNSKLTHMLQSSLGGDCKTLMFVQISPNSADLGETLCSLNFASRVRGIESGPARKQADLSELSKYKQMAEKLKHDEKETKKLQDNLQSLQLKLSAREHICRNLQEKVRDLENQLAEERKTRLKQETRAFAAATAQPSGFSSLKQAALKTITEKKPPLAPSKVRLPLRRISNFLPPPSPVRPRKAGTANPLIPASAGGKENIPKTTMAATNTKNLMKPRRFSVAVRPLPSTTTTQAIQPRRRVSIATIRPESNTYMTTPLHSSASRFKNGTAMGRQSLVRDPRKARYSRLFSPMPELRTAGETTPTAAMRSSSKFMGSPPTQAGSWKSKHPTVVALQRKPLVWSPLKLRGMKNNRRPSLLPSL encoded by the exons ATGGAAG aTCGGACGGTGGAAATTCTCTCAGAAAACTGTGAACGCTTCGATCCTAATCGCGATTTGAAGCCTTCGTCTCCCTCTGCTTCAG ttCAAACCCTAGAGGATTCAACTATTCACTCAG AACAAATCGAGGAAAATACGGATTTAATAGATGATAATAGTTTGTCAAGTGGAATCCAAGAAACTACTCCAGACCAGGGCCACACCCTACCGATATTGCAGAAAATCATTGATTTGAGCACCAAAGTTCAG aatctgaagaaagagCACACTGTCCTATCTGATCAAGTGAAGCAAACTACAGATTCTTTCCCTGGCCCCGAAGTTGTGAACACTCTTCAGCTTCTCA ATACTGAACATGAGCTTCTAAAGAAGAAGTACCTTCAAGAGTCATCTGAACGTAAGAGGCTTTACAATGAAGTGATTGAGCTTAAAGGCAATATCAGGGTCTTCTGCAGATGTAGACCTTTAAACCAAAATGAGATTACAAGTGGGTCTACTTCTATAGTTGATTTTGACTCATCTCAAGATAATGAGCTGCAGGTCATTTGCTCTGACTCTTCCAAAAAGCAATTTAAGTTTGACCACGTGTTTAGGCCTGAGGACAACCAAG AGGCTGTTTTCGCTCAAACTAAGCCTATTGTGACTTCGGTGTTGGATGGGTATAATGTCTGCATATTTGCCTACGGACAAACTGGAACAGGGAAGACATTTACAATGGAGGGAACACCTGAAAATAGGGGAGTCAATTATAGAACTCTGGAGGAGTTGTTTCGAATTTCTGATGAGAGAGGTGGCATTATGAGATATGAATTGTTTGTTAGCATGTTGGAGGTTTACAATGAGAAGATTCGGGACCTACTGATTGATAACTCCAACCAACCTGCAAAGAA GTTGGAGATAAAACAGGCAGCAGAGGGAACACAAGAAGTCCCAGGACTTGTTGAAGCTCATGTTTTTAGTACTGAGGATGTTTGGGAACTGATGAAGTCTGGAAGTCGAGCTAGATCTGTGGGATCCACCAATGCTAATGAGCTCAGCAGCCGTTCTCACTG CTTGTTGCGAGTGACTGTTAAGGGGgaaaatttaataaatggaCAGAAGATAAGGAGTCACCTATGGCTGGTGGACTTGGCTGGTAGTGAGCGTGTGGGTAGGATTGAAGTTGAAGGTGAAAGATTGAAGGAATCTCAGTTCATTAATAAATCTCTCTCAGCGCTTGGTGATGTCATTTATGCCCTTGCATCCAAAACAGCCCACATTCCTTAcag GAACTCCAAGCTCACGCATATGCTGCAGAGCTCTCTAG GAGGAGATTGCAAAACCCTGATGTTTGTCCAAATCAGCCCAAATTCAGCAGATCTAGGTGAAACACTTTGTTCACTAAATTTTGCCAGTCGAGTCCGTGGAATTGAGAGTGGCCCTGCTCGCAAACAGGCAGATCTTAGCGAGCTTTCCAAGTATAAGCAAATG GCAGAAAAGCTCAAGCATGACgagaaggaaacaaaaaaactaCAGGATAATTTGCAGTCTTTGCAGTTAAAGCTTTCTGCCAGAGAACATATCTGCCGAAATCTTCAGGAGAAG GTTCGAGACCTTGAGAACCAACTAGCAGAGGAAAGGAAAACCAGATTAAAACAGGAAACTAGAGCTTTTGCTGCTGCTACTGCTCAGCCCTCAGGATTTTCATCTCTAAAACAAGCAGCACTGAAGACCATAACAGAGAAGAAGCCGCCACTGGCTCCTTCAAAAGTGAGGTTGCCACTGCGGAGAATTTCCAATTTCCTTCCCCCACCATCTCCTGTTCGACCCCGAAAAGCAGGAACAGCCAATCCTCTCATCCCTGCTTCAGCAGGTGGCAAAGAAAATATTCCCAAAACAACGATGGCagcaacaaacacaaaaaaccttATGAAACCAAGACGGTTTTCTGTTGCTGTCAGACCACTtccttcaacaacaacaacacaggCAATTCAGCCTAGGAGAAGGGTCTCCATTGCTACCATCCGTCCTGAATCCAACACTTATATGACAACTCCACTCCACAGCTCTGCCTCTCGATTCAAAAATGGCACTGCAATGGGCCGGCAGTCACTTGTGAGAGACCCACGGAAGGCACGGTACTCACGGTTGTTCTCTCCAATGCCAGAGTTGAGGACAGCAGGAGAGACAACGCCAACTGCTGCCATGAGGAGCAGTAGTAAGTTCATGGGGAGTCCTCCAACACAGGCTGGTTCATGGAAGTCAAAGCATCCAACAGTTGTTGCACTACAACGGAAACCATTAGTGTGGAGTCCACTCAAGTTGAGAGGCATGAAAAATAACAGGAGGCCATCATTGTTGCCCTCTCTCTAA